The Alteromonas macleodii ATCC 27126 genome segment ATGTTATTAGGCCTACTGATTGCAGTTCAAAACTTACCAGAAGGGTTTAATGCATATAGGGAAATGTTGCCAAAGAACAAGCAGCGCAGCACCAAACTCATTATTATCTTTGTATTAATGGCGCTACTTGGCCCCTTGTTTAGCTTGTTAGGCTTTTATTATCTAGCGCAGTTCCCCGTTGTAATGAGCGGTATAATGCTGTTTGCCGCAGGTGGGATACTCTATTCGGTGTTTCAGGATATTGCACCGCAAATTCGTATGGAAAACCATTGGCTTCCTCCGCTTGGCGGTATTCTTGGTTTTTTAGTGGGGATGATAGGCTTCATGCTCGAAGGCTAGCTTTTTAATAATTAGCTAGTTTTCGTAATTGGTAATTGCCAATAAAAAAAGCGTGTTGCTTACAACACGCCTTTTCATATCACTTATCGACAATTAGTTATCTATTGCTAGTTAGCTTGTACGCTCAATTGAAATATGTGCCAGCGCGATTAACGCCTCTTTATATTCAGAATCTTCAATAGCGTTTAAGCTGTTAATGGCCATTTGTACTTCTTTTTGCGCACATTCACGTGTGTAGTCCAAAGCACCGGTTTCTTCCATAATGCCTTGAATCCGCGTCAAGTGTGGTAGGCCATTGCTTTGTTCAATAGCTTCTTGAATAAGCGCTTTGTCGTCGTCATTTCTTGCGTGCCACATAGCGTAAAGTAATGGCAGAGTAGGCTTACCTTCAGCTAAGTCGTCGCCCGCATTCTTGCCCATTTCTTCGCTGTCAGCCATGTAGTCAAGTATATCGTCAGCTAGCTGAAAGGCTGTGCCTAGGTGCTTACCGTATTCTTGCATAGCGTGTTCAATGTGCTCATTTTGGTCGGTCAGCACAGCCGCTAACTGCGTAGCAGCTTCAAACAAACGCGCCGTTTTACCGTAAATAACATCAAAGTAACGAGCTTCTGTAGTGCTGGGATCGTTACAGTTCATCAGCTGTAACACTTCACCTTCAGCAATTTGGTTTGTGGCTTCAGACAGTATCTCCATAACGCGCATGCGTTTAAGGCTCACCATCATTTGGAAAGAACGGGTGTAAAGAAAGTCACCCACTAACACTGATGCCTGATTGCCAAAAATGGCATTGGCCGTTTCCCGCCCTCTGCGCATGGTCGATTCGTCAACTACATCGTCGTGCAACAGGGTAGCGGTATGAATAAATTCAACAATCGCCGCAAGGGTATGGTGATCGTTGTTGTCTATTCCCATAGCCCGCGCACTTAACACGGTAAGAAGTGGGCGTAATCGCTTGCCGCCACTGTTTACAATGTAAAAACCAAGCTGATTAATTAGGGCAACATCAGAGTCGACTTGTTGTTGAATCAGCTGGTTGACCGCCTGCATATCATCATTAGACAGGGCGCGGATTTGATCTATATCCATAGGCATGGCAATAAATACTTACTCTTACGTCTTGGGCAATTATTGGTGGCGATTGTACCTTAATCATCTGTACTATCCACCAAATTGTCTTAAAAAATGACGGCTTAACGCATTTACGTGTAATTCCTCAAATACGGTTAAACCAGATGTGAAAAAGGTGGGGCTGCGTTCTTCATATAAATTCTGTTCTGTGTTTAGCGGTTTGCCGCACGTACGCCCCCTTAATCATGCGATCACATGCAATTATAGGTGCTCTCGATAATTTTTCCTGTTAAGTCGCTATTTTTTGACGTTTGTATGAAGAAAACGAAGTGTTTAAGAGCAACTTTGTTTCTCAATTAGGGGAGTAGCATTGCCCCAAGTCACAGATACAAAGTGGGGAAGTAGTAATCGTAAAAACGATCCTATTCGTGGGATCCAGCAGCTCGATCGCAGTCTGATCGCAATGCATATTTGGGGATCGTTTGCCGATCTCGCTCGCGTGATCTTGCGCTGTTTGGATCGCATTTCTATGTAATTTGACCTATCAATATTTCCATTTTGATTTAATACGACCTAAAAATTTTTACTGTTTTTTCAAAAAAATTTGTGAATTTTTAACGGTTTTTGGGCATTTGAAGCTGCATCAAATACGCAATTGGGGCATAATTCGCCCCATGTTGGAAAAATAATCTATTTTTCTGCGAATCGGGGTTGTGATTTACGGATGTTTCACGTACAATTCGCGCCCTGTTTTTTGAATTGAAGCGTCAGTGGACGCAGAGCGGAGTTAACTATGTACGCGGTTTTCCAAAGTGGCGGTAAACAACACCGTGTGGCCGAAGGCCAAACCGTTCGTCTTGAAAAAATCGAAGTAGCCCCAGGCGAAACGGTTGAATTTGACAAAGTTTTAATGGTAAGCAACGGTGACGACGTAAAAATCGGCACACCAATCGTTGCTGGTGGTAAGGTGACTGCTGAGGTTGTTACACACGGTCGTGGCGATAAAGTAAAAATCGTTAAGTTCCGTCGTCGTAAGCACTCTCGTAAGCAAGCGGGTCACCGTCAGTGGTTCACAGAAGTGAAAATCACTGGTATCAACGCATAATAGGAGCACGAACACATGGCACACAAAAAAGCTGGTGGTAGTACCAAAAACGGTCGTGATTCAGAAAGTAAACGCCTAGGTGTTAAGCGCTTTGGTGGTGAATCTGTTCTTGCTGGTAACATCATTGTTCGTCAACGTGGTACTCGTTTCCACGCTGGTGACAACATGGGTATCGGTAAAGACCACACGTTGTTTGCACTAAAAGACGGTAAAGTTCAGTTCGACGTTAAAGGACCGAAGAACCGTAAATTTGTAAGCATCGTAGCTGAGTAAGCGCGTAAGCTTCTCGCCGAACAGGCTTAGAAAAACCCCGCGCTTGCGGGGTTTTTTGTTTTGTGAAACCTTTCTTTCTTTTTCTGTTCTTAATTAATAGCGATTATATTCTGAAAATGAATTAGCGCTGAGCAAGGTTTTACTTCTCAATTTTTTAGAATGCTGAGTAGACTCAAAAGCGCCGATGCGCAATTTGGTGTAAACTTAGTATTCGCATTAAATAAGTTAATAACCCACGGCATTACAGCCCGGAGTGATAAATGAAATTTGTAGATGAAGCTGAAATTCGCGTTGAAGCCGGTGACGGCGGCAACGGTACAATTGGCTTTAGAAGGGAAAAATACGTACCTAAAGGTGGCCCAGACGGTGGCGACGGTGGTGACGGCGGCAGTGTATTTTTACAGGCCGATGAAAACCTAAATACATTGATCGATTATCGCTTTGAGCGCTTTCACCGTGCTGAGCGTGGCCAAAATGGTCAAGGCGGCAACTGTATTGGTAAGAAAGGTAAAGACCTCACCGTAATGGTGCCTGTTGGCACGCGTGCTACTGATAGTGATACTGGCGAAGTATTAGGTGACCTGACTCGTCATGGTCAAAAGCTTAAAGTGGCACAAGGTGGTTTTCACGGTTTAGGTAATGCCCGCTTTAAAAGCAGTACGAACCGTGCCCCGCGTCAAAAGACCAATGGTACACCAGGTGAAATTCGTAACCTTAAGCTAGAGCTTATGCTTCTAGCCGATGTTGGCTTACTCGGTATGCCTAACGCAGGTAAATCAACCTTTATCCGCTCTGTATCAGCAGCTAAGCCTAAAGTGGCTGATTATCCGTTTACAACCCTGGTGCCTAACTTAGGGGTGGTTCGTCAAGATTCACAGCGAAGCTTCGTTGTTGCGGATATTCCTGGTTTGATTGAAGGTGCTGCCGATGGTGCTGGCCTAGGTATACGCTTCTTAAAACACTTAGAGCGCTGCCGTATCTTGCTCCACGTGGTAGATATTTTCCCTGTTGATGAAACGGATCCTGCCGAGCACGCAAAAGCGATCATTGAAGAGCTTGAAAAATACAGCCCTAAATTGGCAGAAAAGCCTCGTTGGTTAGTATTTAATAAAGTCGATTTACTACTTGAAGAAGAAGCTGAAGAACGCTGTCAGCACGTGATCGATGCACTAGGTTGGGAAGGCCCAGTTTATCAAATCTCTGCGTTCCAAAAGATGAACCTAGATCCTTTGTGTAACGACATTATGGACTTCATTGAAACTCTTCCAGCTGAACTGGAAGAGGAAGAAGAGAAGAAAGAAGTAGAATTCAAGTGGGACACTTACCACAAGAATACACTTGAAGCTCATGATGAGTTTGAAGATGACCTAGATGACGACGACTGGGACGAAGACGATTACGACGTGGAAGTTGAGTATCGTCGTTGAGAAACAATCGCTGAGAAACAGTCGTTGAGAAACAATCGCTGAGTGACAGTCAATTGCGAAACAATTACTGATAACCAGTGCTCTAAAGCAAATTAGAACAACAAAAAGCTCGCATCGTTGCAAAGACAACGTGCGAGCTTTTTTGTAAGTAACGCGGTTAGGCTAATGCACCCTCATCGTGCTGGCTTACTCATTGGTATGATAGATAACCTTTCCCATCAATTGAGCGCGAGTAAACTTACCCATGGCCTCTTGGCTTACAGAGTGGGCCTTGTTATCGCCCGTTAAGGTAAACGTTCCGTCGGTGTTAACATGGTCTACCCTTTTGATAATTACGCCGTAAGTGCTGCTTTTAACAACCACGATTTGCCCGCTACGCAGCCACCTAAAAGGCCATCTCATTGCACAGACAAAATCACCGTCACTTAGAGAAGGCAACATGCTGCTCCCCGTAACCCGCATAATTTTAAACATTTAGAGGTCGGGATAAACCACTTCTTCAGAAGGTGGATAGGGGCACGTTGCTTTTTTGGTTGCGACATCCTTGGTTGCCCAGAAACGCTCTGCAAATTCATTCACTAACGAAAGCAGCTCTTCAGCTTTTTCTCTGCTGACGTGTTGCTTACACCCAGAACCGGCCAGCATGATTTTATGCACCAGCTCGTTAGTATCTGGAAACTTCTCAAACTGAGGGGCTTTAAAGTAATCGCCCCATATTACCCTGACTTCTTGCTTTACTTTCTCTGCATGGGTTTCCTTTTCTGCTACTAGGCGGCTCATTTGCGCTTGGTCTGCGAACGTAAGTGTCTCTTTTTCGGCCAGTTCGTTAAGTAGGTCTACGAAACGAATAACACTCAACGCAGCCAACTGCGCCGAAAACGGATCGTAAATTTTGCAAGGAATGTCGCAATGTGCGCTAACCGCAGGGAAGGGGCTAACGGCATGAAGTTTTGAGAGTAATTGATGAATCATAATTTGTACCCCCTTACTTTGCTGAGCGCTTTTTAGTGTTGAAGTATTTGTAAGCCGCAAAGCCACACGCAGCTGCACAGCCTACAAGAGACGCGTAAAACAGAGCATGCATAACACCGCTAGTCCAGTGTTCATGATCGTGTCCTGCATGAGCGAATGCGCCTGAACTAAATACAGCGGCGTATAGCATTAGAGCTGAGCGTTTAAGGTTAACTTTCATGAATTCTCCTAAAGCGTTAGTAAAAGTAAGGTGAAGTAGTTAGGCGCATAAGTATCGGTGCAACTACACGGCGAAGCGCAGTGGTACATTGCTGTTCACGATGTTGTTCGAGGCGCTGATGACAGTATGAGCTCTGTCGACAATGGCGTTTCGGTGGTGAGGCAGTTTCAGATGAAAGTATGTCTCTTCAAGCAAGCTTGTTAAGCCCATAATCTTAGCTGTCATTGCGTTGTTCTCACCGCCGTCTACCTCAAGCAGAATAACGGCGATATCAAACGCACAGCCAAGGTATGGAATTGCTTCACTGAACTGACCGCTTTGCATAAGCATTGTGCCTTGCATTTCATCGCGCGCCATTACGTGTAGGGCCTGTTCTGGGTTGTTGTAAACCCAATCTGCGTGTTTAGGGCATAGATAGTTTATTTGCATTGTCGCGACCTCCTGTATACACACTAGAACAGTTAAAATAATAATGCAAATGATAACTGTTTCTATTTGTTGAGTGTTAAAGCTATACCCTTTGAGCCAATACACATTTGGTCGCTGATATTGATATACTGCCGCGGTTCAACAATAAAAACGGCTTTATAGGTAATGAAATGAAGATAGCGATGATTGCTGCTATGGCGAAAAACAGAATTATAGGCGCAGATAATGATATGCCGTGGCACTTACCGGCTGATTTAAAACACTTTAAAGCGATCACCTTAGGCAAAGCCGTCATAATGGGCCGCAAAACCTATGAGTCAATCGGAAGGGCATTACCTGGCAGGCCAAACATTGTTATAACGAGTAATGCTGACTACAGCTTATCTGACGCGACGGTAGTAGATTCACCAGAGTCAGCGATTGAGGTAGCCAAAGCGCTAAGCGCAGAGCACAGCGACAACGATGAAATAATGATTATCGGTGGCGGTACTATTTACCAAACGTTCTTAGATAGCACTGACACTTTGTATCTCACACATATTGATTTGACTGTTGACGGAGATACACAGTTCCCAGACTATGAGGCGGCAGCAAGTTGGACGGAAGTATCACGTGATGAACATGACGCCGATGAGAAAAATCCTCACCCTTACACATTCGTTACTCTCGTTCGAAACTAACGGAGAGATTGGAACTAGGTCCAATTTAAAATAAAAAAATGCCAGTGTTGTGAAACTCAAAAATTGAGAGCTTCACAACACTGGCATTTGTATTTTTGCGTTGCGCGCAGATGCTACTTCATTTGGTCGAACAGGTTCTCTAATGAAAGACCCTGATGACCCAACATATCGCGAAGACGGCGAAGTGCTTCTACTTGAATTTGACGAACACGTTCACGTGTTAAGCCAATTTCGGCACCCACATCCTCAAGTGTTGAAGGTTCATATCCCATAAGACCGAAACGACGAGCAAGTACTTCGCGTTGCTTAGGGTTTAGTTCTTCAAGCCAGGTTACAATATTACTTTTGATATCTGAGTCTTGTAAGCTCTCTTCAGGGCTAAACTCTTTCTCGTCAGCAATAATGTCGAGGAGTGCTTTATCATTTTCTCCACCAATAGGTGTATCGACAGAGGTAATGCGCTCGTTTAAACGCAACATCTTAGTGACATCTTCCACAGGCTTATCAAGCGCTAGTGCAATTTCTTCTGCAGTTGGCTCATGATCAAGCTTTTGTGAAAGTTCACGAGAAGCACGTAAATAAACGTTTAGTTCTTTCACTACATGAATAGGCAAACGAATGGTGCGCGTTTGGTTCATGATAGCGCGTTCGATGGTTTGGCGTATCCACCATGTGGCGTATGTTGAAAAGCGGAATCCACGTTCAGGATCAAACTTCTCTACGGCACGAATTAGTCCTAAATTGCCTTCTTCGATTAAATCTAGAAGAGCCAACCCACGGTTGTTATAACGGCGAGCAATCTTAACAACAAGGCGAAGGTTGCTTACAATCATACGTTTACGAGAGGCTTCGCAGCCTTTCAGTGAGCGGCGCGCAAAATAAACTTCTTCTTCTGCGGTTAGCAGTGGTGAAAAACCAATCTCGCCTAGATAAAGCTGTGTGGCATCCAGGTTTTTAGGTTGGTCATCCTGACTGAAAATAGCGTCGTCATTTTCTAGGTCAGCGTCGTTCGTTAAGGTTTCGTCAGCTTTCATATCAGCTGGCATATCGATGACTTCTACATCATCTTGAGGTGTTGATTCTAAGGCTTTCGTTGACTTACCCATCATGAATCTCCTGCTACAAGGTTTACCTTATGACGTTTCTCCTTTGTCTTTTTTTATTGTTATTTATTTTTATTATTTTAATGCTGGCAGGTATTTCATAGGGTCTAATGATTTCCCTCTATACCTAACTTCAAAGTGAAGTTTTACCGAATTTGTTCCGCTGTCACCCATGGTTGCAATTTGCTGCCCTGCCGACACCCATTCTCGTTCTTTGACTAAAATAGTGTCGTTGTAGGCATAGGCACTTAGAAAGGTATCTGTATGCTTAATGATAACCAGATTACCGTAACCTCTTAGTGCGCTACCTGAGTAAACAACTTTTCCATCTGCTGCCGCTACGACTTTACTGCCTTTAACACCAGCGATATCAATACCTTTGTTGCCTGACTCTGACTTACTGAAGGTTCCAACTACCTTACCTTCTGCAGGCCACACCCACTCTTGTACTTTGTCTGGAAAACTCGTCGGTGTTTGTTTTTTGACGCTTTGTGACGGCTTCTTGACAGTTGTAACATTTTGTGGCTTAACAACTTTTTCACTTTCACGATACGCCTGTGGTTGTGGGCGGTCAACCAAACTTTTGTCTACATTTGATGTGGTCGGAGCTGTTGACTGATTGGTCTTGGACTTAGGTATAACGGGGGCTGTAGCCACATTCGAAGGTGGTGTGACGTTTAAAACTTGACCAGGGAAAATGGTGTAAGGAGCTGATAATTGGTTGTATTTTGCTAAGTCGCGATAGTCATTTCCCGTGTACCATGCCACCGCATAGAGGGTGTCTCCCCGTTGAACTTTATAGGTTTTTTTTGTGTATTCTTCGCTTCCATCTGAAACTTGGCTATTTAATAAAACCACGGGAGCGGGTGCACTTCTTCCTGCACAGCCCCCGATGAGTACACAAATATATAACAAAATTCCTATGTGAAGGTGGGGCCTACGCATGTCATCGCAATAGTAAATAAGCGAATATTGCGAGGATGACTACTCCCCATCCAAGCACTTCTACATACTGCCTTAGCTTTTGCTCCATGGCTGCGCCCCCCCAGCGCATGAGTGCTGCGACCAAAAAGAAGCGTGCGCCTCGACCAACAGCTGATGCCAGTACAAATGGCAAGAAGGCCATTTGCAAGAAGCCAGCACTCACAGTGAAAATTTTATAAGGGATAGGTGAGAAACCAGCAAGAAAAACTACCCATACGCCGTAGTCTTTAAACCACTGCATTGCCGTGTCTATTTTGTGGGTATACCCCCAGCTCTCGATAAGCGGAGCCAGCCAAGCATCGAAAGCAAAGTAACCAAGCCAATAGCCAGCTATACCGCCCAAAATCGACGCGATGGTCGTAATAAAAGCGAACTGCCATGCTCTAGCAGGCTGGGACAGTGCCATTGGCGCAAGCATAACATCAGGTGGAATAGGGAAGAAAACCGACTCTGAGAAGCTTAACCCGCCCAAATATTTGGTTGCGTGACGATGTCTCGCCCAGCGTAACGCCATGTCATAACATGGCTCAAAAAGCTTCACATTAGCTCTCCTGCTACAAGGGGAACAAATCGGACCGATTCAATGGTCGATGTTTTTAGTTCACCTTCAATCCTATCAATACATAGTAACGATTGTTGCTCGTTACCTACGGGAATAATCAACCGCCCGCCTTCTTTAAGCTGATCGCACAGATCCTGTGGAAGACTTGCAGCGGCGGCGGTGACAATAATGGCATCGTAAGGGCCCTTGGATGCCCAACCTTTCCAACCATCGCCGTGTTTCATTGCAATATTGTGAAGGTCGAGCTGATTCATTCGACGTTTCGCTTGGAACTGCAATGATTTAATACGTTCAACACTGAATACTTTGGCAAAAAGCTGCGCGAGTATAGCGGTCTGATAACCTGAACCCGTGCCTATTTCTAACACTTTCTCGGGTTTATTAGGGCTATCTAGCAGCAACTCTGTCATTTTCGCAACAATATAAGGCTGCGAAATGGTTTGGCCTTGACCTATTGGCAATGCCGTATTTTGATAGGCCTTATGTTTCAGCGCGTCGGGTAAAAAGCTTTCCCGCGGCGTACCAGCAATGGCGTTCAATACTGCTTGCGAACGTATTCCCTCGTTATAAAGCAGTTGTGCTAACGCGTCTCCTTTTCTAGAAGCTCTCATGATGTTGCGTACTTTCCTTTATTCTTATCCACAGCCACGCGAGGTTTAGTCTGTTGCGCGCCACGCTTTCTCAATACTCTTTACACCCTGTTAATTGGGGACAAGGTTTCCACGCACTCTCTAAGGACTGAGGTTGCAAAGCAGCCACTTGGAAGCGCAAACGAGATAGTAAATGTATCACCCTTACTCTGCCATTCAAGCTGTGAAGGCCAAATTTTTATCGCACGACGCTCTTGTTCGAACCCGCACTGGCTTAAAAAGTCGATAACTTCACTATTTTGCTCTGCAACAGATTGCTCAAGCGCTAGTGTGTCAGCTTGCGTAACAAGTGCTCCTTTACCCCACAGCGGTGCTGAAGGGCTTACGTCTTTGGCATTAAAACGACGTTGTGCGTCTTGCTGCTGCTCAGAGCCGTCGGAACCTTCGTTGATGAAAAAGCTGTTAGAACCTGAAAGCACCAGCGCGTCGCCGTGAGTGACCTTGTCGAACATGTCTTTTTCTAAGCGTGCAGAAAGCATTTCATTAAATAGCCAGCTGCGCAGTGCAGAAAGTGCCATGGAACGTTTGTTGCGGTGTCTGATGGTTTCACCGTTTACCATCCGCTCGGCTATTACTAGGTTTCCACCGCGTTGCACTTCACCCATGTCATTTAAGCGCATCACGCCAAAGCGTTGTTCGCCGTAATAGTTCGGCACACCGTGCTTTTCAATTTCTTGAAGACGCTCTTCAATGGCCTCAGGATGCAGTACCTGGCGCAAGGTAATCGTAAAGTGATTGCCTTTAAGCTGACCCGTTCGCAACTTTTTATTGTGACGCATTTGCTTAAGCACTTTAACGCCTTCCAGTTCAAAGTTGCTGAAGTCGAAGTCAGGCTTACCCGGCGCGTGAATACCAAACCACTGTTGCGTTACCGCGTATTTGTCTTTGCGACCAGCATAGGTAATTTGGCGTAATGGAAGGTTAACGAAACGGGCTAGCTGCTCAGCGACAAACGCGGTATTGGTGTTGGTTTTTTCAATAAATACAAACTGGTGCTCGCCTTCACCACAAGGGGTATAACCCAAATCCTCGACAACTTGAAAATCGTCGGCTTGGAATTTAAAAATACCGGTGGATACGGGTTTTGCGAAATAGTACTGCCAGTGGTCAGTGTGTAAAGGCTTCATAATTTTTCCAGTAGAACAACGGCGTGAGAGGCAATGCCTTCTTTACGGCCTGTATAGCCTAGCTTTTCAGTGGTCGTTGCTTTTACGTTGATGTCGTCAAGCGATACGTTGCAGTCTTGGGCAATAATCTCACGCATAGCAGTAATATGCGGCGCCATCTTAGGTGCTTGCGCCACAATGGTCATATCTGCATTACTTAAGCGGTAACCTTTCTCCCTTACTACATTGACAACGTGACGCAGCAGCACGCGGCTGTCTGCACCCGCGTATGCGTCGTCTGTGTCAGGGAAGTGCTTGCCAATATCACCGAGTGCTGCTGCACCTAGCATTGCATCACACAGTGCGTGTAGTAATACATCGCCATCTGAGTGAGCTAACAGTCCTTGCTCATAGTCGATACTGACGCCACCTATTGTGATGGGGCCTTCACCGCCAAACTTGTGTACATCAAATCCGTGTCCAATTCGCATTATGATTGTGCCTTTTGATTTTTTGCGCTGTGGCTTTGAACTCTGTAGTTTTGACCGTTCTGGCCTTGCGCGCTTAATTTTTGCTTAAGATAAAATTCTGCCAAAGGAAGATCGGCCGGATGCGTTATTTTTATATTTGCCGGACTTCCGCTTACCATGGCAACTTTGTAGCCTTCAAGCTCCATGGCAGAGGCTTCGTCTGTGATATTTGCGCCCTGTGATAAACCATTTTGAAGCGCGCGTTTTAGCAATGTTGCTGGAAAAAGTTGAGGCGTTAAAGCGTGCCAAAGACCGTCCCGGTCTTCAGTGTGAGAAATAACATTTGTTGAAGGTCTGACCCGCTTCATGGTGTCACGAACAGGGGTAGCTAGAATACCGCCAGAAACGTTATCACTGCTCATTAATTCGAGCAGTGCGGAAATATCGCTCTCTTCTATACAAGGCCTCGCGGCATCGTGAACCAGTGCCCAATCGTTCTCGCCAAGTGACATAAGCCCGTTCAATACACTATCAGCGCGTTCCTTTCCGCCATCTACAACGCGAATGGGTTTTTCACGTAACCGATATTGATCAAAATACGCGTCACCTGGGCTTATCGCTACGATCACGTCATCGATTAACGGATGCTGTAGCAGCGCGTCAATAGTGTGTTCAAGAATGGTTTTACCATTTAAGGTGAGGTATTGCTTTGGGCGGTCAGCCTGCATTCGGCTGCCAACTCCGGCTGCGGGGATAACCGCAACAACGCGGGGCGATGTCATTTTCTTCACTTAGAATCTGCGGGCAAAATACGGTAGAAGGTTTCTCCCTTTTTGATCAGACCGAGTTCATTTCGGGCTCTTTCTTCAATGGCTTCTAGACCAATTTTTAAATCGCTAATATCAGCTTTAAGTAGGGCATTGCGCTGAGCGAGGTTGGCATTTTGAAGGGCTTGAGAGTGAACTTCTTGTTTTCGGTTGAAGTAATCGGGAATACTATTTTTTCCAAACCATAGCCTGTATTGCAATAGACCAAGCAGTACTATCAATACAATGGGAAGCCATTTACCTTGCAACACAGATTCACCTGACAATGTGGTTAAGCGGAAAAAAGCAGAGGCTCTTCGCCTCTGCTGTGTCTTATTATGCCGCGAAGCAGCGTCGAGTCAAAGGCGCATTATTCACCTTGGCCCAATTTTCCCTTCAATTTATCAAACAGCTTACTTTTTTGCTGCTCAACAACGTTGTTAAGTTGAGCTTGAAGCAGCTCCTGAAGGGCGGCACTGTCGCCTTGGGCTGCGCTAAGCATACTGTTTACGTCAACAAGCTCGCCTGATAGCAATGATTGTTCGTTACTTATCATGCTGTTGAGTTTGTTGTTTAATTCATCCAGCTTGTCTTTTTGGCTGGCAGTAAGCTGTGAAAGCGCCGCTTTAGCCA includes the following:
- the rpmA gene encoding 50S ribosomal protein L27 produces the protein MAHKKAGGSTKNGRDSESKRLGVKRFGGESVLAGNIIVRQRGTRFHAGDNMGIGKDHTLFALKDGKVQFDVKGPKNRKFVSIVAE
- a CDS encoding S24/S26 family peptidase; this encodes MFKIMRVTGSSMLPSLSDGDFVCAMRWPFRWLRSGQIVVVKSSTYGVIIKRVDHVNTDGTFTLTGDNKAHSVSQEAMGKFTRAQLMGKVIYHTNE
- a CDS encoding peptidoglycan DD-metalloendopeptidase family protein, producing MLYICVLIGGCAGRSAPAPVVLLNSQVSDGSEEYTKKTYKVQRGDTLYAVAWYTGNDYRDLAKYNQLSAPYTIFPGQVLNVTPPSNVATAPVIPKSKTNQSTAPTTSNVDKSLVDRPQPQAYRESEKVVKPQNVTTVKKPSQSVKKQTPTSFPDKVQEWVWPAEGKVVGTFSKSESGNKGIDIAGVKGSKVVAAADGKVVYSGSALRGYGNLVIIKHTDTFLSAYAYNDTILVKEREWVSAGQQIATMGDSGTNSVKLHFEVRYRGKSLDPMKYLPALK
- the folA gene encoding type 3 dihydrofolate reductase translates to MIAAMAKNRIIGADNDMPWHLPADLKHFKAITLGKAVIMGRKTYESIGRALPGRPNIVITSNADYSLSDATVVDSPESAIEVAKALSAEHSDNDEIMIIGGGTIYQTFLDSTDTLYLTHIDLTVDGDTQFPDYEAAASWTEVSRDEHDADEKNPHPYTFVTLVRN
- the ispB gene encoding octaprenyl diphosphate synthase, which codes for MDIDQIRALSNDDMQAVNQLIQQQVDSDVALINQLGFYIVNSGGKRLRPLLTVLSARAMGIDNNDHHTLAAIVEFIHTATLLHDDVVDESTMRRGRETANAIFGNQASVLVGDFLYTRSFQMMVSLKRMRVMEILSEATNQIAEGEVLQLMNCNDPSTTEARYFDVIYGKTARLFEAATQLAAVLTDQNEHIEHAMQEYGKHLGTAFQLADDILDYMADSEEMGKNAGDDLAEGKPTLPLLYAMWHARNDDDKALIQEAIEQSNGLPHLTRIQGIMEETGALDYTRECAQKEVQMAINSLNAIEDSEYKEALIALAHISIERTS
- the rpoS gene encoding RNA polymerase sigma factor RpoS, producing MGKSTKALESTPQDDVEVIDMPADMKADETLTNDADLENDDAIFSQDDQPKNLDATQLYLGEIGFSPLLTAEEEVYFARRSLKGCEASRKRMIVSNLRLVVKIARRYNNRGLALLDLIEEGNLGLIRAVEKFDPERGFRFSTYATWWIRQTIERAIMNQTRTIRLPIHVVKELNVYLRASRELSQKLDHEPTAEEIALALDKPVEDVTKMLRLNERITSVDTPIGGENDKALLDIIADEKEFSPEESLQDSDIKSNIVTWLEELNPKQREVLARRFGLMGYEPSTLEDVGAEIGLTRERVRQIQVEALRRLRDMLGHQGLSLENLFDQMK
- a CDS encoding YqaA family protein, whose protein sequence is MKLFEPCYDMALRWARHRHATKYLGGLSFSESVFFPIPPDVMLAPMALSQPARAWQFAFITTIASILGGIAGYWLGYFAFDAWLAPLIESWGYTHKIDTAMQWFKDYGVWVVFLAGFSPIPYKIFTVSAGFLQMAFLPFVLASAVGRGARFFLVAALMRWGGAAMEQKLRQYVEVLGWGVVILAIFAYLLLR
- the sodN gene encoding superoxide dismutase, Ni, producing MIHQLLSKLHAVSPFPAVSAHCDIPCKIYDPFSAQLAALSVIRFVDLLNELAEKETLTFADQAQMSRLVAEKETHAEKVKQEVRVIWGDYFKAPQFEKFPDTNELVHKIMLAGSGCKQHVSREKAEELLSLVNEFAERFWATKDVATKKATCPYPPSEEVVYPDL
- the rplU gene encoding 50S ribosomal protein L21 codes for the protein MYAVFQSGGKQHRVAEGQTVRLEKIEVAPGETVEFDKVLMVSNGDDVKIGTPIVAGGKVTAEVVTHGRGDKVKIVKFRRRKHSRKQAGHRQWFTEVKITGINA
- a CDS encoding protein-L-isoaspartate(D-aspartate) O-methyltransferase is translated as MRASRKGDALAQLLYNEGIRSQAVLNAIAGTPRESFLPDALKHKAYQNTALPIGQGQTISQPYIVAKMTELLLDSPNKPEKVLEIGTGSGYQTAILAQLFAKVFSVERIKSLQFQAKRRMNQLDLHNIAMKHGDGWKGWASKGPYDAIIVTAAAASLPQDLCDQLKEGGRLIIPVGNEQQSLLCIDRIEGELKTSTIESVRFVPLVAGELM
- the cgtA gene encoding Obg family GTPase CgtA, with the protein product MKFVDEAEIRVEAGDGGNGTIGFRREKYVPKGGPDGGDGGDGGSVFLQADENLNTLIDYRFERFHRAERGQNGQGGNCIGKKGKDLTVMVPVGTRATDSDTGEVLGDLTRHGQKLKVAQGGFHGLGNARFKSSTNRAPRQKTNGTPGEIRNLKLELMLLADVGLLGMPNAGKSTFIRSVSAAKPKVADYPFTTLVPNLGVVRQDSQRSFVVADIPGLIEGAADGAGLGIRFLKHLERCRILLHVVDIFPVDETDPAEHAKAIIEELEKYSPKLAEKPRWLVFNKVDLLLEEEAEERCQHVIDALGWEGPVYQISAFQKMNLDPLCNDIMDFIETLPAELEEEEEKKEVEFKWDTYHKNTLEAHDEFEDDLDDDDWDEDDYDVEVEYRR